A single window of Ignavibacteriota bacterium DNA harbors:
- a CDS encoding HlyD family efflux transporter periplasmic adaptor subunit — MKRQLIISIVGFLLIIAIGFVSFKAMTSKKGKEPAPLNIEAAKYVKIITAKFDDNQFSLETNGRLNPRNSIEIFSEVQGTMKPETAKFKVGNFFRKGDIIINIEDEESNLQLMAQKSEYLNILAMSMPDIKSDFPDAFNKWSNFIEKIDIYKPLPDLPEYNSSKEKFFLASRRILSQYFTIKNMEVRLNKYQIRAPFDGTVTQSLIETGTLVRPGQKLGEFAGGGSYELEISLNPQDAELINVGNKVKISTETGNINGSIIRKSSSMDPATQTIRYYVQLTGSNLSDGMYLKAEIEGKVIPNSIKIPRKSIINNSYIYTYENGKLGKADIDILALGSEFAYISGIADGTEIISEPLVSPTIGMKIEKVN; from the coding sequence ATGAAACGACAACTAATTATTAGCATCGTAGGTTTTTTATTGATAATCGCCATTGGATTTGTATCATTCAAAGCAATGACCTCCAAAAAAGGTAAAGAACCAGCGCCCTTAAATATCGAGGCAGCAAAGTATGTCAAGATAATTACAGCAAAATTTGATGATAATCAGTTTTCTTTGGAAACAAATGGCAGGCTAAATCCCAGGAATTCTATTGAAATTTTCTCAGAAGTGCAAGGTACGATGAAACCTGAAACTGCTAAGTTCAAGGTAGGCAATTTTTTTCGAAAAGGTGATATTATAATTAATATTGAGGATGAGGAATCAAATCTTCAGCTTATGGCTCAAAAAAGTGAGTATCTGAATATTTTAGCGATGTCAATGCCTGATATCAAGTCAGACTTTCCGGATGCATTTAATAAATGGTCAAATTTCATAGAAAAAATAGATATTTATAAACCACTACCGGATTTGCCTGAATACAACAGCAGTAAAGAAAAATTTTTCCTTGCTTCAAGAAGGATACTCAGCCAGTATTTTACAATTAAAAATATGGAAGTAAGGCTAAATAAATACCAAATAAGAGCACCATTCGACGGAACGGTTACACAGTCGCTTATTGAAACAGGAACTTTGGTCAGACCCGGACAAAAGCTTGGAGAATTTGCCGGTGGTGGAAGCTATGAACTTGAAATTTCTTTAAATCCGCAAGATGCTGAGCTAATCAATGTCGGTAATAAAGTAAAAATTTCGACTGAAACAGGAAATATTAACGGTTCGATAATCAGGAAATCTTCAAGTATGGACCCTGCTACTCAAACTATCAGGTATTATGTTCAGTTAACCGGCTCAAATCTAAGTGACGGAATGTACCTCAAAGCAGAAATTGAAGGGAAGGTCATTCCAAATTCAATAAAAATTCCAAGGAAGTCTATTATAAACAATTCATACATTTACACTTATGAAAATGGTAAATTAGGCAAAGCTGATATTGATATACTTGCTCTTGGCTCTGAGTTTGCTTATATTAGTGGCATTGCTGATGGAACAGAAATCATTAGCGAGCCACTTGTTAGTCCTACTATCGGTATGAAAATAGAAAAAGTTAATTAA
- a CDS encoding MarR family transcriptional regulator: protein MNQIANNCSDNIGIELMKLHCSVGFFIGYVSNSMRNSLTRIFQENGYDITHSQWLILMMLWMKDGRRQNELTELVYKEKTTITRLIDNMEKKNLLIRVPDLQDKRNKYVYLTNSGKELRDKLTPMVLNLNKKASEGLSDEELVNLKSVLTKIHNNLIDES from the coding sequence ATGAATCAAATTGCAAATAATTGCTCTGATAATATAGGTATTGAGCTGATGAAACTTCATTGCTCGGTGGGTTTTTTTATTGGATATGTATCTAATTCAATGCGAAACTCACTAACCAGAATTTTTCAGGAAAACGGTTATGACATTACCCACTCTCAATGGCTGATATTAATGATGTTATGGATGAAGGACGGAAGAAGACAGAACGAGCTGACAGAATTGGTTTACAAAGAAAAGACGACTATAACAAGACTGATTGACAATATGGAAAAGAAAAACCTGCTAATAAGAGTTCCTGACCTGCAGGATAAAAGGAATAAATATGTTTACCTTACTAATAGCGGTAAGGAGCTACGTGACAAGTTGACACCAATGGTTCTGAATTTGAACAAGAAGGCATCCGAAGGACTTTCAGATGAAGAATTGGTAAATTTGAAATCGGTGCTAACTAAAATTCATAATAATCTGATTGATGAAAGTTGA